The DNA window ATAAATCGTATTTGCGTTTTTACGACATatattttacattttatttgatattgtaatcttttttttttaattttttttatatatatatattttttttttttttttttttcctttttttttttttgcaatttttattttctgtttttgatctttaaatcatttaatgaaaacaaaCATCCTGTCCTATTAAGAACTTCATTTTTATAGCAcccatttattttatttcgttttttgttctttttttcactttttttgttcttttttttacttttatcattaaaaaagcATGATATCTTTTATCAAATCAAGGAGACATTCAGCAGATGGAAATACTCCAAAGTCTCCCTCAAGCAgccaaaataatatatcagATAGATCACCAACTAATTACCATGTACGAACAAACAGTGGGGTTAGTAGTGGGGAAACTAATAGAAGTCTACCTATTCAAAATAGCTCACCTGTATTAGATTCCTACGTTTTGACAGCATCTTCTCCTCCGCACCTTCATAATCAAAGTAGTACCACtagtaatagtagtatTTATAACCATAACAGCATGGCAGCTTCAATAACCAGTTCTCCAGTTCATATGGCCATTGATAACGGTACCAGTTATCATGCTGATAGAAATAGTAACAGTAGTGGTAATAGCgctaataatgataatgccATTTCTGAAGATTCTGGTGGTGATAATGATTCCGATGGCGATAATAACAGTAGTTTTATAAAGACATTGCAGTTCAAAAATTTAGGGAAGCCTCCAaaaactaatttttttcatagaTTTGCGAAAAGGACCTCTTTAAAGTCACCATTATCACCTGGTAGGTTATCTCGTACTAACGTAACTGAAAGTGTAATAACCACGAATCCTGCTCCCGCTGTGACCACCACTAATATCAATTCTCAAGTGATACCCTCTGCATTAACCAACACTTCTAATAACGAATTAAATCCACCATACACACCTTTGAAAAGTGGGATTTCTCAAACTATCTCGCCGTTCACCTCACCCAAAATGAAtgtaaataatgatattttacCTTCCATCCAGGGAACTATATCCCACGAGTGGGGTGCTCCAAGGAAAAGCTCGCCCATTATTTTAAGTAACAAGCAATCTAGTGATGGAACTACCTCGAATTCAACAGGTGTTTCTGATACTAAACACGCTACGAACACATACATGTTTggagaagaaaaattaccGATGATGGAATATGatgttaataatgatgaagaatttggtaatttgaaaaaaatataccacAGTAGTGATAGTACTGATAATGGTACTAAagtaaattataataacaacaacaagatTTATACCTATGAatatgatgataatgataatactGAAATTTTGAAGTCACCTCTAGCGCAAAGATTAACGAATAACAATAGATTGAAACAtcttaaacaaaataatagagCCGTCAGAATTCTTTCTCAGGATGACTTGGTCAAGTTAAGTTCTGAATACAATCCGAAATTATTGAATGAACTGTTATCACAAAATAAACACATAATTACGCCAATATCGAAAAGTTCAAAATCACCTGTTTCTTCACCCAATAAAGATGATATTATGGAAATTGTTGATAGTATTCCCGGCACCAATATTAAAGTGGATATAGTACCAGGGGCTAAAGATACAACGAGCTTAGAAGATCAAAAACTAAATTTGAATGTAAAACAGGTTGAGTTTAAAACACCTATATCAGATGGCAGAAATTCCATGAACgcaaacaataatgatagcGAGTTTGCCAAGTTTGATGATGACAGTGATGGAAAAGCAGCGTCTCTAACATCTGAAGCTGATAATGACAATAGAAGTAGAAGCAGTAGCAGTGGTAGTACTACCTCttccaaattttcatttgaatttaataaaacatatGGCAGAAAATCATCTGTAAGATATTATGCTAAAGAGACCGCTgatgaaaaagatttgCAGGACGGAGcacaaaatatttatattgatgatatttatgaagatgaagactTTGATGAAGatatgaatttttttgatgaagaagatgcGGAAGATGATGATCATTTGTACAATATTACGAATCGGtctaatgataaaaatgctAACTATAAGTCCAGGAAAACTACTGGTTATAACGATATAAGTTTCTTGTCTGATGAAGATGAGATACCTGAGTCAAATAAAGAGAGTGACAGGCATTCTAAGAATCTCATCAACAATTCGAAATACAGCGACATTGATGATATATCTTCTGTAGAAAGTTATGAGTCTGTGAGGAAGACAGATTTAAGCTCTATTCATGATTTAACCATTACCGACTCATATCTAGAAAATACTGTTATGAAAAACAAGCCGGTTGTTGTAAAATCCGGTGTTAAAAGCTACAATGATCTATTTGCTTTGTcagatgatgataattttagtgaggaagaggaaggTGACGTTGAATTTAATgctacaaaaatattagacacaaaaaaagtttctaaTAATGCAGAAAGTGAAGGGGAAGGTGAAAAGTCGGTACGCTCCTTAAATGAAATTACTGATTCTGAAAATTTGAAAGTTGGAATAGAGGAAGTTGGCAAGAATAAATTTAATGCAGTGGCTAATATCTCGTCCAATCTCAGGAAGGTGACtaattttaatgatttgCTTGATATTCGTTCTGATGTAGAATTTTCTGAGTTTTCAGATGTAGAACAGGGGAGTATTTGCCATTCATCACCAATATTGCCACGAAAATCATCAAAAATTGTATCTAAAGATGATTTGCCTATTAGCTTAACCATCAAAAAAACTGCTAAAGTGAATACTGCGCAGGAAAAAAACGATGTAGTTGAAAAAAGtgttggaaaaaataaaagtaaagatacaaaagttaaaaaatacaaagatttgtttaatttaagtgatgatgaagtagaacaagatgatgatggtggtggtggtggtggtgatGATGAGTGCGATGATTATGATAGTGATGGTGATGCAATTACAAATTATATGCATAATAAAAGTTATCTGGGTATTAACACTTTACAATCTAAAAGATCAAGTTGTGAACTTTCTGATAAAGAACTGGATGCATTACCGCCGATAACAATGGCTTCTGGTAATTCGTATCCACTTAATACGCCAATTACACCAAGAGCAACATCGCCATTGTGTAATAAATATGGAATGTTGAGCAATACTTGTAGCATGAATAATTCTGTTAATAATGCTGcagataataacaataataacaataatttacGAACTCTACCGTCtcattcttttaataaaacttttggAACAACATTGGATGCCTCTACTTCCACAATTCCCCCTTTAAACTCTGGACTGGGATTGGTGCAGTTACCCTCAAGCCCCAGCGCTAATTTACCTCCAAATACGATTTTAAAGTACCATGATATTAATTGTAACCTGGATTCTGAAATTTCGAAATCGATGGGAGATCTCTTTTTTATAGAcgaagaaaatgaagatgCTAACAGTGATGAAGAATTGCATATTTCTTCTGGGGAGGATACTGATTTACTTGCTGATGCCAATATCATTGGTACAgataatgttaaaaaaagaagtgATAAAgtgtttttgaaaaataatttgacAAGAaaagatgataatgataatgataatgacgACGAATTTCTGgatgaaattaataatgTTCCGGAAGACTTTAATTTTAGTGACGATGAAATGAAAATTGGTAGTGATGggaaatttttaaacaacaaaaggAAAGATAGCTTCAAAACTACACATAGCTATTCTGAAAAGCCACTGAATGTTgctagaaataataaaacaatgaGTAATAAGGTGGAGTTGAAGAATAAAACAGTCAcgtttttttataatagcCATAGTGATTCTTTATCATATTTACCGTCAAACCCTACTCCCATTGATAGTACTAGTATAAATGACAATAATTCAACGCAATTGCTGGCACCTGTTTTACAGAAATCATTATGTGAACCAAATACTTCTAAAAACTTGTCAACAAAAGATTCACAAGCTTCACCTAACAAAGACTATTATAAAAATCTGAGAACTCCGTCTGTTTTCTCTGAGGCTAGCTCTCTAAGTCCAATACAAGAGGGTTATAGTTCTGTAGAAGCATCACCTAGGAAATAATCCGTATTATACGTTAATCCATCATCTCTTCTTACACATTTACAATTAATTCATTCATATTATAGCATAGAATGCGTGTTTATATGTGagagaaaaattaacaGAATCctttaaggaaaaaaaaaaaaaaaaattggcgtcaatattattatgattattattattatgattattattattattattattattattattattacaatttaatacaatttataaaatacctagaaaacaaaaatagcatataatacaaaacaaaaaaaaaaaaaaaaaaaaaaacataaaaaaaaactatataCTCCCATGGTCATTAATACCATTTGTAAGTCCAGGTGAATTAATATTCTTCTGcaaaattttagaaaaaacagtcattttttttttaaaatttaaatctttGCTGATACCACCGTCATTAATAGTAGTAAATTCAGAAGacttattataattaaGTGGTTCCCCATTTGCCTCCTCCTCAGGTTTAGATAATTCATCTATAATAGATTGTGCTTCTGATGCAGCGTTCTCGCACATTTGTAAAATTTGTACTGGTTTCAACTGCAGTTTGGGACTCGTGTTTATTGAATTGTAAAAAGTATTCTTATTATAATCCTTATTGAAAGTCTCATTATTCTTAACAGGAATGCGTACCAGTTCAGAAGACTTTTCCTCtgtattaatattgttggaATTCTGTAGTTCTAACAAGGACAAGTTGTTTAATAACTTAGTGGTTGGATTGGCTTTCTTAGCATTGAGATTGGTGTTTTGATAGGAAGAAACACTGCTTTGtgtatatttaaaacttgaaACACTATCATAGTCGttactgttgttgttatcgTCATCGTTATTGGTTGTTGTGGTATTTGATGAATTAGAAGAATCTCCGCTTACATCTCTTGTTTT is part of the Saccharomycodes ludwigii strain NBRC 1722 chromosome III, whole genome shotgun sequence genome and encodes:
- the ZRG8 gene encoding Zrg8p (similar to Saccharomyces cerevisiae YER033C | ZRG8 | Zinc Regulated Gene), coding for MISFIKSRRHSADGNTPKSPSSSQNNISDRSPTNYHVRTNSGVSSGETNRSLPIQNSSPVLDSYVLTASSPPHLHNQSSTTSNSSIYNHNSMAASITSSPVHMAIDNGTSYHADRNSNSSGNSANNDNAISEDSGGDNDSDGDNNSSFIKTLQFKNLGKPPKTNFFHRFAKRTSLKSPLSPGRLSRTNVTESVITTNPAPAVTTTNINSQVIPSALTNTSNNELNPPYTPLKSGISQTISPFTSPKMNVNNDILPSIQGTISHEWGAPRKSSPIILSNKQSSDGTTSNSTGVSDTKHATNTYMFGEEKLPMMEYDVNNDEEFGNLKKIYHSSDSTDNGTKVNYNNNNKIYTYEYDDNDNTEILKSPLAQRLTNNNRLKHLKQNNRAVRILSQDDLVKLSSEYNPKLLNELLSQNKHIITPISKSSKSPVSSPNKDDIMEIVDSIPGTNIKVDIVPGAKDTTSLEDQKLNLNVKQVEFKTPISDGRNSMNANNNDSEFAKFDDDSDGKAASLTSEADNDNRSRSSSSGSTTSSKFSFEFNKTYGRKSSVRYYAKETADEKDLQDGAQNIYIDDIYEDEDFDEDMNFFDEEDAEDDDHLYNITNRSNDKNANYKSRKTTGYNDISFLSDEDEIPESNKESDRHSKNLINNSKYSDIDDISSVESYESVRKTDLSSIHDLTITDSYLENTVMKNKPVVVKSGVKSYNDLFALSDDDNFSEEEEGDVEFNATKILDTKKVSNNAESEGEGEKSVRSLNEITDSENLKVGIEEVGKNKFNAVANISSNLRKVTNFNDLLDIRSDVEFSEFSDVEQGSICHSSPILPRKSSKIVSKDDLPISLTIKKTAKVNTAQEKNDVVEKSVGKNKSKDTKVKKYKDLFNLSDDEVEQDDDGGGGGGDDECDDYDSDGDAITNYMHNKSYLGINTLQSKRSSCELSDKELDALPPITMASGNSYPLNTPITPRATSPLCNKYGMLSNTCSMNNSVNNAADNNNNNNNLRTLPSHSFNKTFGTTLDASTSTIPPLNSGLGLVQLPSSPSANLPPNTILKYHDINCNLDSEISKSMGDLFFIDEENEDANSDEELHISSGEDTDLLADANIIGTDNVKKRSDKVFLKNNLTRKDDNDNDNDDEFLDEINNVPEDFNFSDDEMKIGSDGKFLNNKRKDSFKTTHSYSEKPLNVARNNKTMSNKVELKNKTVTFFYNSHSDSLSYLPSNPTPIDSTSINDNNSTQLLAPVLQKSLCEPNTSKNLSTKDSQASPNKDYYKNLRTPSVFSEASSLSPIQEGYSSVEASPRK